TGTTGAAATTGATAACCTTCTTAGCTGCTTGATTACCAAGACCATTGCGACCAAACAGTTCTCGTCGTTGAGCTGCCGTTAGGTTGAGGTCTTCGACTACAGTATCCAAGGACTCAGATCCCGGTAGTGTGGTTGCTGATGGACCAGCTTGCGCGTGGCTGGCGTAGTCACCGTATGCTCCCTCATCGTAGGCCGACGAGCTTTCCGTTGTCGCAAACATGGGCTCGTAAACACCAGTAGATATCTTCTCTACAGGATCAGACGGCTCTTCTGTATGCatggaaaagagagaaacCTTCTTTGGTGCTGCTGGAGCAACCACAGATGCCGCTACTTCGGCTTGTTTCGATTCAGCGTCCTGTTGAGGTGCTGGTATTGGTTTTGCCATCCCCGAAttaagcttctttttcttctgcgGGTTCCTCGCTACTGATAGAGGTTTGAACATCAATGGTTTGCCCACAAGCTTAACTTCGTTGGCAGGTTTCTGTCCTTCAGGGATATATGGTTGCGCAGCAGCCTTTGGTGTCGGCTCGCTTACGATTTCTGAAGCACCATCGTTTGATGTCTTATGGTCGTCTTCTGAGTCTCTGTTGAACCCTGGCGCAGCACTTGTCTTGAACTGAAAGGCTGGCCTTGTAGACGCACTACTCGATGCTGCAGGCTTAGGTACGTTTGCCTTTTTAGGCGCTGGAAGGAAGGAATTGAAACCAGAGAATCTGCCACCGCCGGTTTTCGTCTTTTTCTCTGCAGGTTCTTGACTCTGTGGTTTATCGTTTGAAATTTGCGGGAGGTTGACCACGATTTTGCCTGGGTTGGATCGATCAACGACCTTTTGGAAGGGTTTCTTGGATGATGCTGTTTGTTTGGGTGCGGTTTTGATGGGAGCTTGAACTTCGGCTTCAGAACCTGAGCCTTCGGAATCGGAATAGTCGACGAGGCCCATGTTGCTTCGCTCGAATGGTTTGGGTAATTTATTGTTGGACGTTAAATAGAAGAAAGATGCAAAAGGATCGCGAAGTTGAGCTTCGCGACATGAAGTTGAGAGGATCCACTTCTATCTTATCAATGGCCCGTGCTTATGATGCAGCCACAACCAAACTAATGAGGCTCTGAACTACTAcccttacctacctacctactaaccttcAACCCCACAGCTTGTCGCATAACTAACATGATAGAGACAACATCTAATAAGTTATTCTTATCTAGGTGATCGTTCTATCTGACAAACATGTGAAGAGCGTCACCTGTTTCTCAACTTTCTTCGAACCATCTTGCTGTGGTACAATCATAACTATCAAAACCGATAGACAACATGTCTGTCATTCAACTCGAAGAGTGAGTTCCGATCGCAGACCAAATATCTTGCCCTGTCTGGTAAACTGATATTTTTCTTAGACTCGTCTCCTATCAACTTCGCACAAGTTATCTAGACGAAATCGCAGACGGTGTCGGGGAGCGCCTTCTTAACGTTAACGATGGCTTCATAAACTCGGCCCCCTTCAAAGCTGCGGGCTGGCGACCGAACTCCTCCCACCACAAGCGCACACATTCGCCTCCGATTCCTACCGCAATCGCTTCCGAATATTTCCAGGCACCAAAACAAGCTGGACTGACGCTCGAAGACGGAGAGGAAGATGGCGGCATGCTCACAGCGGCTGGATCCGATACCATGGGCCCAGGAATGGCTACAAGGCGACGCAGGCGTCGCGAGCagatggaagaggaagacaGTAGCGATTTGAGCGACGAGAGTGATGACGATACGGATCAAAGGGCTGCGCAGCAGATCAAATTCGCCAAGATGCCGGTGAGAAACAGAGCGGGTTCGTCACCACTACAGAACACGAATCTTCGTCAGGTCGGAACTGTTTCGCCCAGGGCTCCTCGCCGAGGCTCGCAGTCAACGTTGGGTACGGTGCAGGAGAGGGCCCGCAGGGACACGGTCACAAGCAGTGAGATATCATCCGAAAACGAGACCGACATTCCGACTGTCCAACGACATCGAGAGGCCGCACGTGCTGCGACGAGAGCCGCGAAGCTTCAGGCTAGGATTATGGAGGAGCCTTCACCCGGCATTCAGCGAGCCGATACTTCCCTGTTaccagaagaggaagaagactcCGACGAGGCTTCAGACATGTCTGACGATTACGCCGAGAGTATCGACTCAGCATCGATTCTTGACGGCGTGGAGAACGCTATTAACGCGTCGCCTACCCGTCAGGTCGTAGGAACACCACCCAAGAACTTTGTGCGACAATCCACAATTCGCAAATCGAGACCCCCTACCCATCCGATTGTCCTTGGGACGTTACCGCCTCCTAGACCTATGAGTATGATTCGACCATTGAGCGTTGCCCAACCCAAGAGTTTGTTATCGGCCGCTCTCAAAGCCAAGGATAAAAAGTCGTCTATCCCATTCCAGAAATTTGCACATTTCAGCGGCCAGGGCACCCAGGGGTCTATTGCCGTGCGTATCTATGCCCCTTTTTCGAAAACCCCAAGCAAGCCATTCCAGGTTCTCATCAGGCCACGCGTTCACGATGGGCAAGGTGCTGAGAGGGTAGTGACAGTAGCAGACCTCATAGGATTGAGTCTGTACCGATACAACGAAGAAAAGCTGGAACCCCCTTTACCCAAGGAAAAGCTCAATATCAACTGGTGGACTCTACGCATGGTTGAAGAAGGTGGCGAGGTCGATGATGACTTCCCTCCGTTTGAGAGGACCAAGCCCTTGACATCTTTCACGACGGTCAATAACGCTGCCGCTCGAGGAGGAGGGCGCATGCGATCAAACTCAACCGCTTACGACGACTTTGCGTTGGTAGAGGCCTCAGAGGACGGGTATAATGAGAATAAGACGTTGACGCCTcaagaggacgaggaagaagagccaGTGACTTCGCAAGACAGTGGTGGCGGCGCAACTCTTGATTCCCCACTGCCAGATGAGGACGCTACTCCCCGGGGCACTCCAGGACCGAACGtcaattcttttctttcggATCGGCCACGGCAGAATCCCATCGTCACGACAACATATCGATCAAACGCTCCTCCGGCGGATATGCCGCAGGCACCAGCTGCGGTGCCCAACACATCCAGAGGACAGCAGAAGCTACTTCGAGTTCATATCATGTCGGCAGACGTAGCTCCAGGCCAGATGGTAACACTTGATGTGATGACAGACACATACTTAGCCGAGGTGCTTGACGGGGTTTGCCGAAAGAGACAGCTTGATAAGGCCAACCATGTCTTGAAATTACCTAGTTCCGGAGCTGTCGTTATGTTGGATCGGCCTGTGTCGTCCATTGGAAATATCTCGGACCTCGAATTGTACCGGCGACGATTCGCAACCGATGGCCCGTTGACGATGGCCGGGTCCCCAAGTAGTTCATCACCAAAAACGTTACCACTGGCTGAGCAGTCCATGCAAAAGCGC
This Fusarium poae strain DAOMC 252244 chromosome 3, whole genome shotgun sequence DNA region includes the following protein-coding sequences:
- a CDS encoding hypothetical protein (BUSCO:55439at5125) — encoded protein: MGLVDYSDSEGSGSEAEVQAPIKTAPKQTASSKKPFQKVVDRSNPGKIVVNLPQISNDKPQSQEPAEKKTKTGGGRFSGFNSFLPAPKKANVPKPAASSSASTRPAFQFKTSAAPGFNRDSEDDHKTSNDGASEIVSEPTPKAAAQPYIPEGQKPANEVKLVGKPLMFKPLSVARNPQKKKKLNSGMAKPIPAPQQDAESKQAEVAASVVAPAAPKKVSLFSMHTEEPSDPVEKISTGVYEPMFATTESSSAYDEGAYGDYASHAQAGPSATTLPGSESLDTVVEDLNLTAAQRRELFGRNGLGNQAAKKVINFNMDKEYRHNEEIRAAGEEQTHNPVRAIQGGGKHSLRQLVQNAQSQRDALEDSFAKGKSNRKEAAGKYGW
- a CDS encoding hypothetical protein (BUSCO:7894at5125) — encoded protein: MSVIQLEELVSYQLRTSYLDEIADGVGERLLNVNDGFINSAPFKAAGWRPNSSHHKRTHSPPIPTAIASEYFQAPKQAGLTLEDGEEDGGMLTAAGSDTMGPGMATRRRRRREQMEEEDSSDLSDESDDDTDQRAAQQIKFAKMPVRNRAGSSPLQNTNLRQVGTVSPRAPRRGSQSTLGTVQERARRDTVTSSEISSENETDIPTVQRHREAARAATRAAKLQARIMEEPSPGIQRADTSLLPEEEEDSDEASDMSDDYAESIDSASILDGVENAINASPTRQVVGTPPKNFVRQSTIRKSRPPTHPIVLGTLPPPRPMSMIRPLSVAQPKSLLSAALKAKDKKSSIPFQKFAHFSGQGTQGSIAVRIYAPFSKTPSKPFQVLIRPRVHDGQGAERVVTVADLIGLSLYRYNEEKLEPPLPKEKLNINWWTLRMVEEGGEVDDDFPPFERTKPLTSFTTVNNAAARGGGRMRSNSTAYDDFALVEASEDGYNENKTLTPQEDEEEEPVTSQDSGGGATLDSPLPDEDATPRGTPGPNVNSFLSDRPRQNPIVTTTYRSNAPPADMPQAPAAVPNTSRGQQKLLRVHIMSADVAPGQMVTLDVMTDTYLAEVLDGVCRKRQLDKANHVLKLPSSGAVVMLDRPVSSIGNISDLELYRRRFATDGPLTMAGSPSSSSPKTLPLAEQSMQKRKKSQNPMVGSHPLARESMKQDELSNASYKKYTVWRKQPMRIVGMSERILVIDGEYIHIMPASGGKALHDGSGKTTTVHFSNVVGCKVLRKHPTNVKLVVYKATESKRYDFEARSALEAAEIVEELKKGMFK